Proteins from one Rosa chinensis cultivar Old Blush chromosome 7, RchiOBHm-V2, whole genome shotgun sequence genomic window:
- the LOC112175197 gene encoding chlorophyll a-b binding protein CP24 10A, chloroplastic, giving the protein MAATTGAMLNGLNSTFLCGGKRSQSLLSAGAAARVGGSVAPKRFIVVAAAASKKSWIPGVRGGGNFINPEWLDGSLPGDYGFDPLGLGKDPAFLKWYREAELIHGRWAMAAVVGIFVGQAWSGVPWFEAGADPSAIAPFSFGSLLGTQLLLMGWVESKRWVDFYNPESQSVEWATPWSKTAENFSNATGEQGYPGGKFFDPLGLAGSIKDGVYIPDTEKLERLKLAEIKHARLAMVAMLIFYFEAGQGKTPLGALGL; this is encoded by the exons ATGGCTGCAACAACTGGTGCAATGCTTAATGGGTTGAACTCCACTTTCTTATGTGGAGGCAAGAGAAGCCAGAGCTTGTTGTCTGCTGGTGCTGCGGCCAGAGTTGGAGGCTCTGTTGCTCCCAAGAGGTTCATTGTTGTGGCTGCTGCGGCTTCCAAGAAGTCTTGGATCCCCGGCGTTAGAGGCGGTGGCAACTTCATCAACCCCGAGTGGCTCGATGGCTC GCTTCCAGGTGACTATGGTTTCGACCCTCTGGGACTAGGCAAGGATCCGGCCTTCCTCAAGTGGTACAGAGAGGCTGAACTGATCCACGGGCGGTGGGCAATGGCAGCGGTGGTGGGCATCTTTGTAGGGCAGGCCTGGAGTGGTGTTCCCTGGTTCGAAGCCGGAGCTGACCCCAGTGCAATAGCACCCTTCTCCTTCGGCTCCCTTCTTGGGACTCAGCTCCTGCTCATGGGTTGGGTGGAAAGCAAAAGATGGGTGGACTTCTACAACCCTGAGTCGCAGTCCGTGGAGTGGGCTACACCATGGTCCAAGACTGCCGAGAACTTTTCCAACGCCACCGGAGAGCAAGGCTACCCGGGAGGCAAGTTCTTCGATCCCTTGGGCTTAGCCGGCTCCATCAAGGACGGAGTTTACATCCCGGACACTGAGAAGTTGGAGAGACTGAAATTGGCTGAGATCAAGCATGCAAGGCTTGCTATGGTGGCTATGCTTATTTTCTACTTTGAGGCTGGACAGGGGAAGACACCCCTTGGTGCTCTTGGCTTGTAA